The sequence TCGTCCTCCAGGAACGTTGCGTTGTTTCTTTAAGTTGAGGATATGTTACCGCAATTTTCCCCAAAGTGTTACCTCTAGTTACACAGTTTTTAGAATTATTTGTACATAAAACCGACGCCAACCAAACTCTATATTTATATATAGAATAAAAACGAGCGTTTTTCGTGAAAAGTACTCAGAATTGTAATAAAGCTGAAATTTTGATCGGGTAAGTGTTACCTGTAGTAACTGTGTCACAAAAAAAAGCCCCTCGGTGAGGGGCTTTTTAATAAGAATGGTTCTCGTTATTCCCCGAGTGTTACCTTCACTGTAACCTCGGCACCTTCTGGTTGAAGTGGCACGATGCACCCCTCAATAGCGTTACCGTTAACTTCGATACTCGCTACCCCCGCACTTACGTGGGACGGATTACTCACTTCTATATTATACGTCGCTCCTCTGAAGCGGCGCGTTACCTTATAACCATTCCAATCGCTTGGAATGGACGGGTTAATGCTGAGCCCGTTGTAGTCCGGTTTTACACCAAGAATGTACTGGGTTATGGCCACGTAATTCCACGCTGCGGTACCGGTGAGCCAGGAGTTCTTGCCTTCCCCTGGTTTGAATGCGTCTTTACCAGCGATCATTTGGCAGTACACATAGGGTTCCACTTTGTGCAAATCGCTGATTTCTTCGAGGTAAGCTGGCGTAACCTTTCGGTAGTACTCGAACGCGCGATCGCCATTGCCAATTTGGGCTTCTGCAATCATGATCCACGGGTTGTTGTGGCAGAAAATTCCGGCGTTTTCCTTATACCCTGCTGGGTAGGTCGAGATTTCACCATACTCTATATAGTATTTGGTGAATGCGGGTTGTTGCAGCACGATCCCGTACTCGCAATCCAGGTGCTCTTTAACGGAGTCCATGGATTTATGTACCAGCCCGTCTTCCAGGCCGATACCGGCCATACCACAGAAGCCCTGCGATTCGATGAAGATTTTGCCTTCTTCATTCTCGTTGGAGCCTACTTTATTGCCATAGTAGTCATAGGCGCGCAGATACCATTCGCCGTCCCAACCGTCTTTTTTTACGGCCTCAATCATCGCATCCACATGCTTTTGTGCTTCTGCGGCATCGTCATCTTTGCCGAGTACCTGGCACAGCTTGATAAACTCTTTGCCGTAAAGAACGAAAGAGCCTGCAATCATCAAGGATTCCGCTGTAAAACCCTTTTTGTTTCCGGTGGTTTGGAAAGATTCATTGGGGTCTTCGGAGAAACAGTTCAGATTCAGGCAATCATTCCAGTCTGCGCGACCAATCAGCGGAAGCCCATGGGGCCCTAGGTTGTTTACGGTGAAGTAGAAAGAGCGCTTGAGATGTTCAAAATGCGTCGTCGCTTTTGACTCGTCGTTGTCGTAGGGCACCATTTCGTCGAGGATGCCCATGTCGCCGGACTCTTTAATATAGTCAGTCGTGGACAAAATCAGCCACAGTGGGTCATCGTTGAATCCACCACCCAGAGTGTGGTTACCTCGTTTGGTCAGCGGTTGATATTGATGGTAAGCGGAGCCGTCTTCAAACTGCGTAGATGCGATATCGATGATGCGCTCACGGGCGCGTTCAGGAACCTGGTGCACGAAACCAACAAGGTCCTGGCTTGAATCCCGAAAGCCCATACCGCGGCCAATACCGGTTTCAAAGAAGGATGCGGAGCGACTCATGTTGAATGTCACCATGCACTGATATTGGTTCCAGATATTGACCATACGATCGAGCTTTTCATCGCCGCTGTTGAGTTCGTACGTGGAAAGCAGTTTGCTCCAGTAATCGCTGAGCTTTTTGAGTTCAGCGTCCACCTTCTCAACGGTGTTGAATCGCTCAATCACAGCCTTTGCCGGATCTTTATTTATGACGTTCTTGCTTTCCCACTTATTGTCCTTGTCGACTTCGATATAACCTAATATGAACGTGAGATCTTTTTCTTCACCAGGCGCCAGTTCGATTTCAAGGTAATGCGAGGCGCAGGGTGACCAGCCATGTGCTTCTGAGTTGCGGGGTTCCCCTTCAAACACCGCGTCAGGGCGGTCGAAATCGTTATAGGTACCTTTCCATGTATCGCGGTCGGTATCGTAGCCCTGGATCGGAGCGTTTACTGAGAAGAAGGCGTAGTGATTGCGACGCTCTTTGAATTCGGTTTTGTGGTAAATAACGGAACCTTCGACTTCCACCTCCCCAGTCGAAAGATTGCGCTGAAGGTTTTGCATATCGTCTTCAGCGTTCCACAAACACCATTCGATGAAAGAGAAAAATTTCAGTTTTTTGGTCGCGCCAGATGTGTTTTTAAGTTTTACTTTTTGCACTTCAGCCCAGGTGCCCAATGGAATGAAATACGTTACCTCTGCCTCTACGCCATTACGCTCACCGGTAATTCGGGTGTAACTCATTCCATGGGCGCAGCTGTAGTTGTCAAGCTCAGCTTTTACAGGTTTCCAGCCTGGCGACCACACATCGCCACCATCGTTGATGTAAAAGTATTTTCCACCGTTATCTACGGGCACGTTGTTGTAGCGGTAGCGGGTAAGACGGCGGAATTTTGCGTCTTTGTAAAAAGTGTATCCCCCAGCGGTGTTTGAAATCAGGCTGAAAAAATCCTCGTTACCCAGGTAGTTGATCCACGGGTAGGGCGTTTTAGGATTTGTGATTACGTATTCTTTTGCCTTATCGTCAAAATGACCAAATTTCATTTTGTGTACCTTAGCTAGTTTTCGGTTTAGGTTTTTAATGGAACCCTTTCCGGTTTGGGCAACAAGTGCGTACCGCCGGGATGTTCCTCATTTTCGTTATTGTTATTTATTTTTTTAGCGTCGTCGGGTCGGTTAATTTGCCGCTCAGACACACAGCGTAATTTCTTGTTTTTGCACTTAAACCCGGGCTATATCGTCATTATGGGTGCCCATATTGTCAGCTCGGATGAATTGACCGCGCTCTACAGCCCAATCGACTCCACGGGTCTGTATCAGGTAGCCGTTGTATCAGGCGAATGTGCTTAATCGCTAAATGCAAACTGGCGTGTATTCTATGTGAAATTCGTTTAATTGGCATCTGTTTGCGGGCGACTATAAAGCAAATTAATAGAAAAGTAGGGTTAAATGGACGGGGGGTAAGCTGCGCTCGGGTGGAGGTTGTGATTGTCGTCTAAATTATTGTTTTCCGCGCTAGAGAGAATCGTTCAAATATTAATCTTATGGTTAATTTGACTATATTGTTCATGCGTTTTGGTTAGTGAAAATTTGTTGCCGGGTTGCTGCTCGTGGTATAAACCGCGCGAAGCTCTTGGGAAAATCTTGTTGGAAAAAAGAGAGGTTTGATTCACGCTCGCCCCCCTTCTTACCGCCCAGAGTCTGGCCCAAAAGCGCGGAGATACACGGTTGTTTATCCGATACAGCCTGTAACAACAACTGAATATAAGAGCTCATACCAAAAGGGGGAACTGTGGATTCTAATCAGCGCCGTGTGCAAACGTTTTCGATGAAAACTGGCGCATGCACATTAACTGTAAGTGAGAATGGTGGCCGTATAACCCACTTTTCTGCGAATGAAAAAAATATTCTGGTAGATGCGGGCATTCAAACAGGTTCTACTTTCTGGCCCTCCCCACAATCGCTCTGGCAATGGCCGCCACCCGCGGAACTGGACGATGCCCCCTACGAACTGGTGGAACACTCTTCTCAGCGCATTTGTTTGCGTAGCCCGGTGGAACCGCAACTGGGGATTCAGGTGACCAAAGTCTTTAGCCCGATCGCGAACGGGTTTAATGTAGCTTACGTGATCGCGAACGTTTTGGGGGACATCGTCAGTATGGCGCCTTGGGAAATCAGCCGGGTCAGCGGTGGCTTGAGCTTTTACCGGTCAGCTACACCACCGGAGGCGCATTCGACGTGCGATGCAGTGTTTGCTGAAGGCTGCTATTGGTATGAATATAAGGTCGATGGGCTAACCGGCATCCCCAAATTGTTCGCCAATAATTCTGCTGGCTGGCTGGCATACGTGGAAGGTAACCAATTACTTGTCAAAACGTTTCCTACGATCACCCCGGAGGAAGTCGCGCCCGGCGAAGGAGAAGTGGAAATTTATGGTCACGCTGACGTTAACAACCCTTATGTGGAAATTGAGCAACAAGGGCCATTTCGCGCGATTATGCCAGGTATGCGATTAATCTGGGCGGTCGACTGGCGCATCTTCGAGTTACCTGAAAGTATGCCTTTGGCACTTGGCAGCCGCGATCTGGTGGAGTTTGTGGAAGCAGAAGTGCTCGCCGGGGAGGCTTTGCAAGCGATATAACCGCGTGTTGCAGACAATAATACGAGAGGAAAGCGGGCGGCGGCGGGTGATTCATCCACCCGCCCCAATTATATGGTTTACACTTTAAGGGATTGCTGTCGAGTCACTTCGTTTGGACGACAAGGAGTCCCACCATGGATCTGCCCACCAAAACGGTATTGATCACCGGGGCTGGCAGCGGGATTGGCGCCGCTGTCGCCGAGAACCTCGCAAAAAAAGCCTTCAATATTATTGTTTCTGACCTTAACCTAAGCAGCGCGGAAAAAGTCAGTGCGAAGATCAACGCGCATGGAGGCCACGCCCGCGCCCTGGGGCTCGATGTTGCTGACCAGCAAAGTATTGAGTCCTGTGCTGCTACCCACCCCGAAATTGATATCCTTGTTAACAATGCCGGCCTGCAATTTGTGGCCAAGCTTGAATCTTTCCCTCCCGAAAAATGGCGCCTGCTTATGGACGTCCTGCTTGTGGGCCCTGCAATGCTATCGCGGGCGCTATTGCCAGCGATGCGTGAACGTGGGTATGGCCGGATTATCAATGTGGGTTCTATACATGCGCTGGTCGCATCACCGTTTAAAAGTGCCTATGTCGCGGCTAAGCATGGGCTGCTCGGTTTCTCGAAGGTTGTCGCGCTGGAAACGGCGGATCAGAATATTACGATAAATACAATATGTCCCTCATACGTGAAAACGCCGCTTGTCGAAAGCCAAATAACCCAGCAGGCGAGAGAGCATGGTATGTCGGAAGCGGACGTTATCGACAAAATCATGCTCGAGCCGATGCCGAAGAAAGCGTTCATCGGCATGGATGAACTTGTTGCTGCTACCACTTTTCTGATCTCAGATGAAGCGCGGAATATGACCGGACAAACTCTCACTATCGACGGCGGGTGGACGATCAAATAATGATAAATGCGAGCACAACATCTTCAGAGTCAGAGGTACAAGCAGAACTATTGCAAATGATTGAAAAATTCAACGGCGTGTTTAACGATTTGGTTCAGGATGTAATGCAGCGGGTTATTGCCCAGCAATTTGAGGGGGAGTCGACAACAGCAGATTTTGGCAGTGCGTCGAGCGGCCAAATTCCTAACATCAAATTGGACCCCCAGTCGTTTCTTAAGCAACAATTTAATTTTCTAACGCAGCAACAGATGCTTTGGCAGAACGCAGTTCGCTCGCTGGTGGGTGAGCCGCAGCAACCCTTGGTCAAAGAGGCGAGGGGAGACAAACGTTTTGTCGATGGCGACTGGGAGGGCAACCCCGTTTTTTCATATATCAAACAAGCGTATCTTCTCAATGCGGAATACTTAAATAGTCTTGTGGATGTAATGCAGTTCGACGATAAGCGGGTAGAAGAGCGCATCCGGTTTTATACGCGGCAATTTGTGAACAGCATGTCGCCGAGCAATTATTTGTTCACCAACCCGGAAGTGTTTCGCGAAATACTGCAGTCGGAAGGTGAAAATCTTGCGCGCGGTATCGACAATTTTATGCGCGATTTAGAAAACAGTCCAAATGAAGCATTTAAAATAACACAGGTAAAAGTCGATGCCTTTCGCTTAGGGCAAGACCTCGCGAGTACACCAGGATCTGTCGTCTATAAAAATCGACTTATTCAATTGATTCAGTACGCGCCCACGACAGCACAAACGCATCGAATTCCACTTCTGATAATTCCTCCCTTTATCAATAAATATTACATACTCGACTTGGACAAAAAGAAGTCCCTGGTGCGCTGGCTCGTGGATCAAGGTTTTACTGTTTTTATGATTTCTTGGGTTAACCCGGATCATACCTACGAGAGTGTGGGGTTCGACGAATATGTCCGTGAGGGGGTGAACGCGGCCCTTAATAACGTGGTGACGATCACCGGCGAGGACCGGGTTAACGTTGCGGGTTATTGTGTTGGCGGTACCCTGCTAGGGATGGCGCAAAGCTGGTTGCGTGCGCGGGGAGACGCACGCATCAATTCACTTTCATTCCTGACGACGCTATTCGATTTCTCTGAGCCCGGCGAGGTGGGTAATTACATTTCGGAGCAGGTGTATTCCGTTATTGAGCAATCGGTGCGGAACAAAGGTTATTTTGATGGTCGAATTCTTGGGTTGGGGTTTAGCCTGTTAAGAGAAAATAATCTGTTTTGGTCTTTTTTTATTAACAATTATTTGCGAGGTAAGGACCCAACGCCTTTCGATATTCTTTACTGGAATTCCGATTCGACAAATATCCCTGGTGATGCGTATCTGTACTATTTACGCAATATGTACATGGATAACCGGTTGCGCGAGCCAGGGGCGCTAACCGTGATGGGCCTGCCTTTGGATTTAACATCAATTGACACCCCGAGCTATTTTCTAGCCGCAATGAGTGATCACATCGTGTTGTGGAATGCCGCTTACCGCAGCGCTCACTGCCTGGGGGGCGCGAAGCGATTCGTGTTAACAGAGTCTGGCCACGTTGCGGGTGTGGTCAACCCGGCAGACGGAGGCAAATATCCGCACTGGGTGAATGACAAGTTACCGGATTCGCCACAGGACTGGCTGGCAGGAGCGAGTCAGGTGGATGGTTCCTGGTGGCGGGACTGGCAAGCCTGGCTAGTGCAGCACTCTGGCACCGAAGGTGAGCCGCCCGCTATGGCCTCAGCGCTTGAACCTGCGCCAGGCAGCTACGTTAAAAAACGTCTCGAGACGACCGTGGTCAAGGAAGATGTTCCCGCCTGAAGTACCATCGAACAACCTCGCCAGGCGCACTTTTTCGCACCTGGCACCGCCGCCATCAACACGCCCTGGTGAACAGCGCACAAGGAATGCGAGTATACTCAGGGTTGCCCATGCAAGCAGTTTAGAGAGCCGACTTCCGTGATACTCATTAAAAAGTACCCCAACCGTCGTTTGTACGACACGTCGAAGAGTCAGTACATCAACCTTGAAACCATCAAACAACTGGTGATGCAACATCAGGAGTTCAAGGTGGTGGACTCGAAGACGGACGAAGATCTCACCAAAAGTATCTTGCTGCAGATTATCAGTGAGCAGGAAGCAAACGATAGCCAGTCAATACTGACGCAAACCGTGCTGAAGCAATTGATTCGCTTCTATGGCAGCGATATGCAGGTATTCATGCGCCAGTACCTGGAGCAGAGCATCGCCACATTTTTAGAGCGTCAGGATGCGTTCCACGGTGTTATGAAGGAGTTTATGGAATCGACCTCTCCAATGAGCGTGTTCAACCAGATGGTGGAAAAAAATATGCAGGTTTGGCAACAATTTACGTCTGGGCAGCCAGTTAATCCCTTCGCCAACGGCACAAAAAAATCAAGCGATTCGGCACCAAACAAACCTGAATCACCCGATTCCGAAGAAAAGTAACCCCCTTTTAACGTTGCCCGTTTTAGCTCCAAAAAGATCTAAGTAAAGTATGCTGCAGTGCGTCATTTCAGCTTGACCGCTTATATTTGCGAACTTAAACTTACTGTGAATATTGCGGTGCAGCATCCCAACAGGAGGGTAACACCATGTTAGAAAAAATGTTTGAGCAGGCTCAGAACGCCTACAAACCCATGAACGAACTGCTGAACCTCAACACCAAGGTGTTTGAGGAAATGGCAGAAAAACAAAAGACGCTGGTTACCGAAATGATGAACGACGGTATGGCGTTCGCCAAAGAACTCGGTTCACAGAAGGATTTCTCCGGTGTCTATCAGGCGCAAAAATCCTACATGGAAGGCCTGCAAGACAAGCTTGTGAGCGCGTCCACCGACTTCTATGACATGTTCACCAGCACGCAGGAAAAAGCAGGTGAAGTCATTAAGAGCGCCGCAACGGTTTGAGGTAGCGGGTAGGGATCACACCTATTTCCAAACCCGGCGCAGGCCGGGTTTTTACTTCGGTTATATATCGCCAGATATATTGGCGCACAGAAAGCGAAAATCGGCCTCACCGCAATTGACCTTCAAAGAGCGCTTTCTTACACTTTGAGTATTATTGCGGTGCAGCAATGCGACGTGCTGATGTACACGTTAAAGGTTCAACACCCGGGCAACAGGAGTAGCATCATGTACGAAAAAATCTACGAGCAAGCCGATTCTTTTTTTAAACCCATAACTGATATCCTCACTATCAGTCTCGAAACCATGGACACATTCCGTGAAAAGCAGACGGCCTTTGTAAGTGACGTGGTGGCGGACGGTATTGAGTACGCGAAAGGCGTGGGTGACCACGGCGGGAATATGGAAACGTTTTATTCTGCGCAAAAAAGTTACTGGGAGAACGTGCAAACCAAGATGTCGTGTAACGCGAAAGAGTCCATGGCGTTGCTCAGCGAAACCCAGGAAAAAATAACCGAAGTGATTCAGGATAGCTCTCCCTGGTTTGAGGACAAGCCGGTTAAAAAAGCTGCCAAGTCGGTCGCCCCCACTAAAGCAAGCAAGCCAGCCACGAAGAAAAAAGCCACTGCAAAAGCGGCTCCGAAAGCGGCTTCTGCGGTAAAAGCAGACCCGGTTAAGGCAGACCCGGTTAAGGCAGAGTCAGGCAAGCCTAAAACTGAATCGGCGCCAAAGCCAGCCGCGCCAGAGAAATCAGCAGGTAAACCTAATGAAGTCGTAAGTGGTTAAGGTTCTCAGTGCATTGAAAATGGCTGGCAGGTGATTGCCAGCCTAAACCCTTTCTTTGAGGGTTAATACATATGCTGGCCGCCATTAATCGAGAGTGTGGACCCAGTAATAAAGCCCGCATCGTCCGACACCAGAAACTCCACGGCTCGTGCGACTTCTGGAGCTTCGCCGAGTCGTCCCACTGGTATGCGGGCGATGATTTTTTCCAACACTTTTTCGGGTACTGCGCGAACCAT comes from Teredinibacter turnerae and encodes:
- a CDS encoding phasin family protein, whose protein sequence is MLEKMFEQAQNAYKPMNELLNLNTKVFEEMAEKQKTLVTEMMNDGMAFAKELGSQKDFSGVYQAQKSYMEGLQDKLVSASTDFYDMFTSTQEKAGEVIKSAATV
- the phaR gene encoding polyhydroxyalkanoate synthesis repressor PhaR → MILIKKYPNRRLYDTSKSQYINLETIKQLVMQHQEFKVVDSKTDEDLTKSILLQIISEQEANDSQSILTQTVLKQLIRFYGSDMQVFMRQYLEQSIATFLERQDAFHGVMKEFMESTSPMSVFNQMVEKNMQVWQQFTSGQPVNPFANGTKKSSDSAPNKPESPDSEEK
- a CDS encoding GH36-type glycosyl hydrolase domain-containing protein — translated: MKFGHFDDKAKEYVITNPKTPYPWINYLGNEDFFSLISNTAGGYTFYKDAKFRRLTRYRYNNVPVDNGGKYFYINDGGDVWSPGWKPVKAELDNYSCAHGMSYTRITGERNGVEAEVTYFIPLGTWAEVQKVKLKNTSGATKKLKFFSFIEWCLWNAEDDMQNLQRNLSTGEVEVEGSVIYHKTEFKERRNHYAFFSVNAPIQGYDTDRDTWKGTYNDFDRPDAVFEGEPRNSEAHGWSPCASHYLEIELAPGEEKDLTFILGYIEVDKDNKWESKNVINKDPAKAVIERFNTVEKVDAELKKLSDYWSKLLSTYELNSGDEKLDRMVNIWNQYQCMVTFNMSRSASFFETGIGRGMGFRDSSQDLVGFVHQVPERARERIIDIASTQFEDGSAYHQYQPLTKRGNHTLGGGFNDDPLWLILSTTDYIKESGDMGILDEMVPYDNDESKATTHFEHLKRSFYFTVNNLGPHGLPLIGRADWNDCLNLNCFSEDPNESFQTTGNKKGFTAESLMIAGSFVLYGKEFIKLCQVLGKDDDAAEAQKHVDAMIEAVKKDGWDGEWYLRAYDYYGNKVGSNENEEGKIFIESQGFCGMAGIGLEDGLVHKSMDSVKEHLDCEYGIVLQQPAFTKYYIEYGEISTYPAGYKENAGIFCHNNPWIMIAEAQIGNGDRAFEYYRKVTPAYLEEISDLHKVEPYVYCQMIAGKDAFKPGEGKNSWLTGTAAWNYVAITQYILGVKPDYNGLSINPSIPSDWNGYKVTRRFRGATYNIEVSNPSHVSAGVASIEVNGNAIEGCIVPLQPEGAEVTVKVTLGE
- a CDS encoding phasin family protein — its product is MYEKIYEQADSFFKPITDILTISLETMDTFREKQTAFVSDVVADGIEYAKGVGDHGGNMETFYSAQKSYWENVQTKMSCNAKESMALLSETQEKITEVIQDSSPWFEDKPVKKAAKSVAPTKASKPATKKKATAKAAPKAASAVKADPVKADPVKAESGKPKTESAPKPAAPEKSAGKPNEVVSG
- a CDS encoding 3-hydroxybutyrate dehydrogenase; this encodes MDLPTKTVLITGAGSGIGAAVAENLAKKAFNIIVSDLNLSSAEKVSAKINAHGGHARALGLDVADQQSIESCAATHPEIDILVNNAGLQFVAKLESFPPEKWRLLMDVLLVGPAMLSRALLPAMRERGYGRIINVGSIHALVASPFKSAYVAAKHGLLGFSKVVALETADQNITINTICPSYVKTPLVESQITQQAREHGMSEADVIDKIMLEPMPKKAFIGMDELVAATTFLISDEARNMTGQTLTIDGGWTIK
- a CDS encoding DUF4380 domain-containing protein, with the protein product MDSNQRRVQTFSMKTGACTLTVSENGGRITHFSANEKNILVDAGIQTGSTFWPSPQSLWQWPPPAELDDAPYELVEHSSQRICLRSPVEPQLGIQVTKVFSPIANGFNVAYVIANVLGDIVSMAPWEISRVSGGLSFYRSATPPEAHSTCDAVFAEGCYWYEYKVDGLTGIPKLFANNSAGWLAYVEGNQLLVKTFPTITPEEVAPGEGEVEIYGHADVNNPYVEIEQQGPFRAIMPGMRLIWAVDWRIFELPESMPLALGSRDLVEFVEAEVLAGEALQAI
- the phaC gene encoding class I poly(R)-hydroxyalkanoic acid synthase; this translates as MINASTTSSESEVQAELLQMIEKFNGVFNDLVQDVMQRVIAQQFEGESTTADFGSASSGQIPNIKLDPQSFLKQQFNFLTQQQMLWQNAVRSLVGEPQQPLVKEARGDKRFVDGDWEGNPVFSYIKQAYLLNAEYLNSLVDVMQFDDKRVEERIRFYTRQFVNSMSPSNYLFTNPEVFREILQSEGENLARGIDNFMRDLENSPNEAFKITQVKVDAFRLGQDLASTPGSVVYKNRLIQLIQYAPTTAQTHRIPLLIIPPFINKYYILDLDKKKSLVRWLVDQGFTVFMISWVNPDHTYESVGFDEYVREGVNAALNNVVTITGEDRVNVAGYCVGGTLLGMAQSWLRARGDARINSLSFLTTLFDFSEPGEVGNYISEQVYSVIEQSVRNKGYFDGRILGLGFSLLRENNLFWSFFINNYLRGKDPTPFDILYWNSDSTNIPGDAYLYYLRNMYMDNRLREPGALTVMGLPLDLTSIDTPSYFLAAMSDHIVLWNAAYRSAHCLGGAKRFVLTESGHVAGVVNPADGGKYPHWVNDKLPDSPQDWLAGASQVDGSWWRDWQAWLVQHSGTEGEPPAMASALEPAPGSYVKKRLETTVVKEDVPA